The following proteins come from a genomic window of Doryrhamphus excisus isolate RoL2022-K1 chromosome 12, RoL_Dexc_1.0, whole genome shotgun sequence:
- the LOC131139463 gene encoding uncharacterized protein LOC131139463 isoform X1, which produces MSVELLPASPPSGNNGSLQATKVGGSKPLHRFMKAQPQSVGVVVLVLGVSFFITSIIMAVDNPANQLWRLSPLGYIIGIQFILCGILYIITEHNPTKKTVTASLALGIVAIVGAFWMIFILLTNIEHHYYHRDFDYFEFDNMTLIEEDTWRSQAVVLGLATEAIFVFYAIVGTIILLVMSVLAGAALRSTKSQATVVMSTTTTETPAH; this is translated from the exons ATGTCTGTGGAGCTCCTCCCTGCGAGTCCTCCGAGTGGGAACAATGGGTCTCTTCAAGCCACCAAAGTGGGAGGAAGTAAACCTCTACATCGCTTCATGAAGGCTCAACCTCAGAGTGTTGGA GTTGTTGTTCTGGTTTTGGGCGTATCTTTCTTTATTACATCCATTATTATGGCAGTAGATAATCCTGCTAACCAATTATGGAGGCTTTCCCCACTGGGGTACATCATTGGAATACAG TTCATCTTATGTGGCATTCTGTATATTATCACCGAGCACAACCCAACCAAGAAAACT GTGACAGCATCCCTGGCTCTTGGCATTGTGGCCATCGTGGGTGCTTTCTGGATGATATTTATTCTTCTCACCAATATAGAACACCACTATTATCATAGAGACTTTGACTACTTTGAGTTCGACAACATGACTCTCATCGAGGAAGACACATGGCGGTCACAGGCTGTG GTCCTTGGGTTGGCAACAGAAGCCATCTTTGTGTTCTATGCTATTGTTGGcactattattttattggtgATGTCAGTGCTGGCTGGAGCTGCTCTGCGTTCTACCAAGAGTCAG GCCACTGTGGTGATGTCTACAACAACCACTGAAACGCCTGCTCACTGA
- the LOC131139463 gene encoding uncharacterized protein LOC131139463 isoform X2 has translation MAVDNPANQLWRLSPLGYIIGIQFILCGILYIITEHNPTKKTVTASLALGIVAIVGAFWMIFILLTNIEHHYYHRDFDYFEFDNMTLIEEDTWRSQAVVLGLATEAIFVFYAIVGTIILLVMSVLAGAALRSTKSQATVVMSTTTTETPAH, from the exons ATGGCAGTAGATAATCCTGCTAACCAATTATGGAGGCTTTCCCCACTGGGGTACATCATTGGAATACAG TTCATCTTATGTGGCATTCTGTATATTATCACCGAGCACAACCCAACCAAGAAAACT GTGACAGCATCCCTGGCTCTTGGCATTGTGGCCATCGTGGGTGCTTTCTGGATGATATTTATTCTTCTCACCAATATAGAACACCACTATTATCATAGAGACTTTGACTACTTTGAGTTCGACAACATGACTCTCATCGAGGAAGACACATGGCGGTCACAGGCTGTG GTCCTTGGGTTGGCAACAGAAGCCATCTTTGTGTTCTATGCTATTGTTGGcactattattttattggtgATGTCAGTGCTGGCTGGAGCTGCTCTGCGTTCTACCAAGAGTCAG GCCACTGTGGTGATGTCTACAACAACCACTGAAACGCCTGCTCACTGA